CTTCAAATCCATTCCTCCTTTTCTTCACAGTTTGTCCACTTTTCTAAAAAATATGAGCAGAAATGCTGAAACCGAAGAGTTGATGCGACAAACATAAAACGTATTGACGGAGCTGCGTTCATAACGACAGAGTCAAGTCAACTTGTGACTCGAGCATCTGGCGGTTGAAGCTGGACAGAAGTATACAAATTGGAAATAAAAAAAGGCTTCTAGCACTGATAATGCTAAAAACCACCTACATTCATTAAATTTTTCGTCATATTGATCAATTGAACATCTCGCTTATTCAATATTCGCTTTCGACCGAAACTGATGCATTGCATGGATATGCGCATTTTTTACTCTTGTGAGACCAAACCACCAAAGAAATAGCATAAATGGAATCATCATGTATAGTGAAAATTTACGAACTAAAAAGATTCCGTTATAGATAAAGTGAAGTAAGTAGGGAGCAAGAAGTGCTAAGAATAACAGAAGTGTCTTATTAGATTCATCGAATTTAGCTTTTCCAATGTAATACCCCATCACTACGCCAAATAACGCATGACTTGAGACAGGAAGAAGTGCACGCATGAACGCAATGTCTGTACCGTATGTAAGTAAATATAAAATATTTTCAACTGTCGCAAATCCTAATGAAATGCTCGCTCCATATAAAATTCCATCATAAGCATCTTCAAATTCAACATGACGATAAATAGTTAGCAATAATAAGAGCCATTTAAAAAACTCTTCTAATCCACTCGTAAATACAACATTACGAAAAAAAACATGAGAGAATATATTTTCTTCCTCAAACACATGCTGGATAAATAGTATAGGGAAAGTCATAACCGCCCCATACACAAAAGTATGAAGCAATGTACGGGATGGTTCTTTGGCAATTTGCTTACGTAAATAAAAATAACTAAATAAAGCCAATCCGGGTGCAATTGCCAAAGTTAATAATATGAACATTCAATCCCCCCTCAAGAAGAACTCAAATAGATGCAAGCATCCTAAGCATCTATCATAGCTAATTAGTCAAGAACGCTGCGGATTGCGATCATACTTACAAGGATCATTGTAGTACGTTTTGTGCCATTTTGAGATTCTCTTTTTAACGCTTATTGTTCACTATCTCATCAATCGCTTTTGCGATTAACTCCCCGTGGAACCTACCATTTTCAATAAATATTTCGTTAGTATTGTTTCCCGCAGCAATAACTCCCGCAATATATAAATGCTGAACATTCGTTTCCATCGTATTTTCATCAAAACGAGGGCGACCACTTTCAGCTTCCATTTGAATGCCCATATCTTTTAAAAACGAATAATCTGGATGATATCCGGTCATTGCAAAAATATAATCATGTGGAATGGTAATATGCTCACCTTTTTTCTCTATGAGAATTGTCGAT
This window of the Sporosarcina pasteurii genome carries:
- the prsW gene encoding glutamic-type intramembrane protease PrsW is translated as MFILLTLAIAPGLALFSYFYLRKQIAKEPSRTLLHTFVYGAVMTFPILFIQHVFEEENIFSHVFFRNVVFTSGLEEFFKWLLLLLTIYRHVEFEDAYDGILYGASISLGFATVENILYLLTYGTDIAFMRALLPVSSHALFGVVMGYYIGKAKFDESNKTLLLFLALLAPYLLHFIYNGIFLVRKFSLYMMIPFMLFLWWFGLTRVKNAHIHAMHQFRSKANIE